The DNA window ATTTTCAGATAGGCATGATGGCGCGGAGTGGTGATGACACGATCATATGGAGCGCTTCCGGGCGCACGATTTACAAGATCGAGAACCAGATTGGACCAGTCTGTCTTTCCATACCAACGGTCAACCTCCGGGATTTCCGCCGGAAGCTCATCGGCATAGCGTTGCGACAGACAGCCCATGACATAGAGGGCATCGATTGCGCCTTCATTTTTTGCCTCACACCATGCGAGGATTTCATTGACCGACTCCTCTTTGGCGTCGCCGATGAAACCACAGGTATTGATTACAACAATTTTCTCGCCGTCGCTACCGATAAATTCATCAGAAGCAGCATCGGCAACATCATAACCGACATCAGCAAGCATTCTCATCAGACGTTCCGAATCGACAAGATTTTTGGAACATCCCAAAGTAATGACTGCAATTTTCTTTGACATGTATTTTTACTTTTCGCCGAAAAGTGATTGAACAAATTCTTTTTTATGGAACACCTGAAGGTCTTCAATTCCTTCACCGAGACCAATATACTTCACAGGAATCTTGAACTGGTCGCTGATTCCGATGACGACACCTCCCTTGGCCGTACCGTCAAGTTTTGTGATTGCAAGCTCGTTTACCTGAGTTGCGGCGACAAACTGCTTGGCCTGTTCGAAAGCATTCTGGCCTGTAGAGCCGTCAAGGACGAGCAGCACTTCGTGCGGAGCTTCCGGGACAAGTTTCTGCATGACGTTTTTGACCTTGGTAAGCTCGTCCATAAGACCTTTCTTATTATGGAGACGTCCGGCAGTGTCAATAATGACCACATCCGCATTGTTGGCAATTGCGCTCTGGAGCGTATCGAAAGCCACCGAAGCCGGATCTGCACCAAGTTTCTGCTTGACGACAGGGACATCGGCGCGTCTGCCCCATTCCTCAAGCTGCTCGATTGCAGCGGCGCGGAATGTATCTGCTGCGCCAAGGACTACTTTGTTTCCTGCCTTCTTAAACTGTGCGGCCATCTTTCCGATTGTGGTAGTCTTTCCGACACCGTTTACACCGACAACCATAATCACATGCGGCTTATGTGAGGCCGGAATGGTAAAATCGTCCAACGAGGAAGCTTCGCTCTTCTCGGCAAGCATATCGGCAATCTCTTCACAGAGCAGACGGTTGAGCTCCGACGAACCCACATATTTGTCTCGTGCCACACGTTTCTGTATACGGTCGATTATGCGCAGTGTAGTATCAACACCAACATCAGAAGTGACAAAAACTTCTTCAAGATTATCAAGCACCTCGTCATCGATAGTCGATTTTCCGGCTATGGCATGTGAAAGGCGGTCGAACAGTCCACGTTGTGTTTTTTCAAGGCCCTTGTCAAGGGTCTCTTTCTTTTCGCGCGAGAAGAAATTGAAGAATCCCATATTTGTAACGTTTTAGAACTGCAAAATTACTCAAATTTTCCCTATTATCCAAACAGCATCACCGGCCTTGGACAACAAAAAGGCTTATAAAATCGACCATATTTCCAACAATGCCGGAAATATGGTCGTTAATATGATTTTTTCAGAATGAAAAATGGAATGTGAAACGCACACCGCTCTTACATGCTCCGGGATTATCGCGATAAGTCAGACGCCATGTATAATCCACACGCAGGACACGGAATATATTGTCCAATCCCGCTCCTATCTCCATATAAGGCTGATTTGTCATCTCTTGCGTCTCGGCAATAGACGGAAACGCATAAAGTTCCGGATTAAGACGCGGGTTGTTGCGATCGCTAAGATGCCCCCATACGCCTTTGAATGTGACAGCCTCGCGAAGCTTGAGCTTTTTGAGTAACGGGATATTATTAAGAATTGCTCCATTTGCCCAATATGTAATGTCCCATTGTGCATAAGAATCGTTTATAAACTCCATCGGATTCAAACAGGAGAAAAGATCCGACTGTATTATATATGAAAGATTCGCGCCGGGAATAAGCAGATTTGGATAAGGAGAACGCGACCAGACATGACCACCCTTTATTCCTACATCCACACACCCGAAAGCCGACAGCCAGAAGCGCTTGCTTATAGAAGCTTCTGTCACGTTCAATGCAAACGGATTGCCCATAAAGCCTTTAGGCGCAAAAGTATGTGAAAGCGTCATTATCGGCGCATCAAGGTTGATAGGCATACGTCCGGTTTTCATCTGATAGAATTTCTCACCGGGAGCATATCGCAGAAGAAGCCGGAAAGAATTCATGGTATAGTGCGCAAAGTTTTCGCCATAGCCATTGACAAATGTCATGAAACGGGTTGAATACTGACGTTCCTGCCGGATGCGGGCTTCCAATGAAAAATGTTTTTCCGTCTCAAGGATATATTCAAGTTTGCTCACACGGTGATAGGTCTCTTGCCTGTCGGGCATACGGCGGAACGAAAGGAATACGTTGTCGACATTGTGCATAACCGACAACTGCCCTAAACGGTCAATGTCATAAAGCTGCGTCGCGCGAATCGAATGTACCGGAAATTCACGCGAATGATATTCCTTGTCCCGGAATGAATATTCCAGTTCAGCGCTATATTTCCATTTATGATCCTTAAAACCACGGGCAATGTAGCCGCGTCCAAACCAACGTGGCGAGATATTTGCCGTCGTCATACCTCCGAGCTTAAGGCGCAATCCTTCTACTGCGTTATATGAAAACATCGTCGTCATTGGACCGAGATCAAAATAAGATGGTTTCCCGGTGGGAACATAGCCCGAGGTGACAAGACGGATTGTTTTCTCTCCCCAATAGAACAATGGCACAGAGCGCAGACGAGCCATCATCTGCTCTATTGAATTTGCGCCCCTGCCGATTTCAGCTTTTCGGTTCTCAGTCCAGAACTCAGAGTCCTGACATCTTGCCTCGGGAGCATAAATCTGGTCAGCTCCACGGTCAAACAATGACTGATCCGAAGCAAGGTCAAAGTTGTGACCGTCATAAACGGTGTAGCGATGACCGTAAAGACCCGGTGTGCCGGGCAAGACACGAGCCTCAAGCATCATATCATCTTTAACTTTCAAACGCGAGCCGTCAGAAGCTTTTTCGTAATCCTGCTTTATGACAAGCCCCTCTATGAAGTTAAGATTAATATCGTGTGGAGCCCGCAATATTATCCGTTTGATAAACATGGTCGTATCACCCACCGGAACATAGAAACGGCCTGTGAAACCAAGGCTGCTCGGATTACGCGGGACAAACGTCAACTCGACACAGCGTGTCGTGTCAACAGTCACCGTATCAGTCAGATAAAATTTATAAAAATCGGGAGCAATCCGAGAAAGAGGAGAGACAAAACGCACCTGCAATATGGTGATATCATTATCATAGACATCCACCTCGCGCATTACATCCTCATAAAATGTCTGGACGCTCTGCTTATCAAGCACATCGTCAAATCCCGATGACCTAAGACCGCTGACATACTCTTTCCGCGATTCAGGCGACCTGCGGTAATGCACCGACGAAAGCTTCTCTCGCAACGCAACATTAAGTATAGGCTTGCCGGAAATTTCAGATGTATCGACATATTCTTTCAGAAAAGCGAAACTACCACCTATTCCCTTTTTTCCGGAATCCTGAGGATGATAATCGTTTATGGCAAGAGTTATACGTTCATACTTATCATAGTTAAAATTATCGTTACGACGTGGATCAGTCAGATCCTGAGTACGACGAATCTTCTCCATGAAGTCGACTGCCGGATTGTTTTTCTTGGAATAATGTTCGCGTTTCGGTCTTGCAATCACCTCACCAAGCATTACCCCGGTCGGATGCAGATCTATGTCAAGATTTACAGTGCCTGACTTGGGCTTAACCGCGAGAGTCTTGTCGCCATAGCCTATAGCCGAAGCAAAAATACTGTCAAAACTCAGCGAAGTTGAAATCGTATATCGTCCATCGTCATCTGTCAGGACACCTC is part of the Duncaniella dubosii genome and encodes:
- the ftsY gene encoding signal recognition particle-docking protein FtsY → MGFFNFFSREKKETLDKGLEKTQRGLFDRLSHAIAGKSTIDDEVLDNLEEVFVTSDVGVDTTLRIIDRIQKRVARDKYVGSSELNRLLCEEIADMLAEKSEASSLDDFTIPASHKPHVIMVVGVNGVGKTTTIGKMAAQFKKAGNKVVLGAADTFRAAAIEQLEEWGRRADVPVVKQKLGADPASVAFDTLQSAIANNADVVIIDTAGRLHNKKGLMDELTKVKNVMQKLVPEAPHEVLLVLDGSTGQNAFEQAKQFVAATQVNELAITKLDGTAKGGVVIGISDQFKIPVKYIGLGEGIEDLQVFHKKEFVQSLFGEK
- a CDS encoding DUF5686 and carboxypeptidase-like regulatory domain-containing protein yields the protein MVNLRPHLRIIIFLVYILSSFSVIAVNVTVTGVVRDSVSREPVSFATVMLKGTERGVLTDDDGRYTISTSLSFDSIFASAIGYGDKTLAVKPKSGTVNLDIDLHPTGVMLGEVIARPKREHYSKKNNPAVDFMEKIRRTQDLTDPRRNDNFNYDKYERITLAINDYHPQDSGKKGIGGSFAFLKEYVDTSEISGKPILNVALREKLSSVHYRRSPESRKEYVSGLRSSGFDDVLDKQSVQTFYEDVMREVDVYDNDITILQVRFVSPLSRIAPDFYKFYLTDTVTVDTTRCVELTFVPRNPSSLGFTGRFYVPVGDTTMFIKRIILRAPHDINLNFIEGLVIKQDYEKASDGSRLKVKDDMMLEARVLPGTPGLYGHRYTVYDGHNFDLASDQSLFDRGADQIYAPEARCQDSEFWTENRKAEIGRGANSIEQMMARLRSVPLFYWGEKTIRLVTSGYVPTGKPSYFDLGPMTTMFSYNAVEGLRLKLGGMTTANISPRWFGRGYIARGFKDHKWKYSAELEYSFRDKEYHSREFPVHSIRATQLYDIDRLGQLSVMHNVDNVFLSFRRMPDRQETYHRVSKLEYILETEKHFSLEARIRQERQYSTRFMTFVNGYGENFAHYTMNSFRLLLRYAPGEKFYQMKTGRMPINLDAPIMTLSHTFAPKGFMGNPFALNVTEASISKRFWLSAFGCVDVGIKGGHVWSRSPYPNLLIPGANLSYIIQSDLFSCLNPMEFINDSYAQWDITYWANGAILNNIPLLKKLKLREAVTFKGVWGHLSDRNNPRLNPELYAFPSIAETQEMTNQPYMEIGAGLDNIFRVLRVDYTWRLTYRDNPGACKSGVRFTFHFSF